In Brachyspira sp. SAP_772, the genomic window CTCTTCCGTCAAAGTTTTTTTTAGCTTTATCTAAAGCAATATTACCAAAAATAACATATATATCTTTAGAAGCTTTTATTATCTCTTCTCCAAGTCTCTCGCATTCTCTTACAAATGATTCACTCTCCCACATATCTCCAACCATATACCCAGAAACAGAAAGCTCTGGAAAAACAATAATATCTGCCTTATTATCCCTTGCTTCTTCAATATATTTAATCATTTTACTAGCATTTATCACCGGCATAGAAGGTATTATTTCAAATTGGCATATAGCTATCTTCATAAGAAACACTCCAATTTTTTAATTAAATTTTTAATATAAAATTAAATAAAATATTGGATAATATAATATAAGAAAATAAATAATTTGTCAAAATATATATTATAATGATATAATCAAATAATTAAAACTTATTATTGAGGTTATAAATAAAATGAGAAGAAAAG contains:
- a CDS encoding nitrilase-related carbon-nitrogen hydrolase — encoded protein: MKIAICQFEIIPSMPVINASKMIKYIEEARDNKADIIVFPELSVSGYMVGDMWESESFVRECERLGEEIIKASKDIYVIFGNIALDKAKKNFDGRVRKYNALFVAKDGKLIDNNTTEYNFFIKTLLPNYKEFDDSRHFYSLKDLALENDVSIKKYLKPLEIEIN